From the genome of Nicotiana sylvestris chromosome 2, ASM39365v2, whole genome shotgun sequence, one region includes:
- the LOC138884115 gene encoding uncharacterized protein, translating into MNALIWNIRLVNTQQSFERLTKMHRQNHYEFVGLIEPKQQAKKLERYRNKIGLAQAISNVSNKIWAFIDEVFEVTVMYNMVQQLTLRLFNTESHVEFVLTLIYAKCDAFERIELWDSLYAMARDMDAPWLVGGDFNVLWDEEEKFGRLPVSLNEIDDFRHCINTCNLFDLGFKGSIFTWWNGRVEEDCIFKRLDRCLANFQFQQTFPGIEVQHLSKTDVVKENWATDFSANPYILFNHKLKKLKKALSLWSKDTFGDIFQKIASMEEVVMVHEAEFEANPTGMNRERLQKVQAELIKCLALEEKYWQQKAGMTWLKEGDRNTKFFHAQPTKEEVKVVVLGGDSVGGPDGMTGKFYHSCWDIIGDDLYDMVRAFFNSHELPKCATHTNLVLLPKKKEVTTFSDLRPISLSFVKGRNIIENILLTQEIVTDIRLRTKAGPNVILKLDMTKAYDRLSWLFLTKVLRKMRFTERLIRIVFGLVSNNWYFILINGQAHGFFKSSRRVKQGDPVSPTLFILAAEALSRGLNALHTNLYFCGFGMPKWSPKINHLAYADDMIIFSSSDETSLMLIIQVLKAYEAASGQLVSKTKSAVYLHHLTDTEVVSKVERITGIHRNDFPIIYLGCPIFYARRKLEYYQPLITKVMDKLQSWQSKLLLVGGRAVLISHVLQSMPMHLLSAVNPPNYVINRLHKLFAQFFWSSSVGGTSRHWASWNTLCKTVEEGGIGFRSLHDVAKALFSKLWWNFRTKPSLWSSFDVDRLFEILPEDLAVHILEKIKPLSPQQGLDMPCWMLETRGYFSVKSAWEYTRRRDEPITAYRMIWATACHKNVGVVYILTKNLFNTCFFRSETAKTTWKLKPVMQALPSCVVWELWKRRNSMKYGDAVTTSRVIYQVSSNLQALVKVRKPRMDMVPHKWQDLLAMMENFTPKLKVTKVMWEFPSAGWLKVNTNGASRGNPGRSSIGFYIRNENGDIVKSLGKEIEETTNTVAEAKAMVEALRFCRFQQYSHVWIQTDSMLLKKIMDGIWKPPWIISEQVEEMM; encoded by the exons ATGAATGCTCTCATTTGGAATATAAGGTTAGTCAACACACAGCAGTCCTTTGAAAGGTTGACAAAAATGCATAGGCAAAACCACTATGAATTTGTAGGATTAATAGAGCCAAAGCAACAAGCAAAAAAACTGGAAAGGTACAGAAACAAGATAGGACTTGCACAAGCAATTTCAAATGTTTCCAACAAGATCTGGGCTTTCATAGATGAGGTATTTGAGGTAACTGTTATGTACAATATGGTGCAACAATTAACACTACGATTGTTTAATACTGAATCACATGTGGAGTTTGTCCTAACATTGATATATGCTAAATGTGATGCATTTGAGAGGATAGAATTATGGGATTCATTATATGCAATGGCAAGGGATATGGATGCACCATGGCTtgtaggaggagatttcaatgtaTTATGGGACGAAGAAGAGAAGTTTGGTCGGTTACCTGTGTCATtgaatgaaattgatgattttcgaCACTGCATCAACACTTGCAATCTCTTCGACCTTGGATTTAAAGGTagcatatttacatggtggaatgggagAGTAGAGGAAGACTGTATATTCAAAAGGCTAGACAGATGCTTGGCCAATTTTCAGTTCCAACAAACATTTCCAGGAATAGAGGTGCAACATTTGTCAAAGACTG ATGTGGTGAAAGAGAATTGGGCAACTGATTTCAGTGCAAATCCTTATATTCTTTTTAatcacaagttaaaaaaattaaagaaggccCTTTCATTGTGGAGTAAGGATACATTTGGAGATATTTTCCAAAAGATAGCAAGCATGGAAGAGGTAGTGATGGTTCATGAAGCAGAATTTGAAGCAAATCCTACAGGGATGAACAGGGAAAGGCTACAAAAGGTTCAGGCAGAATTGATCAAATGTCTTGCACTAGAGGAGAAATATTGGCAACAAAAGGCAGGCATGACTTGGTTAAAGGAAGGGGATAGGAACACTAAGTTCTTCCACGCACAA CCAACAAAAGAGGAGGTTAAAGTGGTAGTACTTGGTGGTGACAGTGTAGGGGGGCCAGATGGTATGACAGGCAAATTCTATCATTCTTGTTGGGACATAATAGGGGATGACCTGTATGACATGGTGAGGGCTTTTTTCAATAGTCATGAGCTACCCAAGTGTGCAACACACACCAACCTAGTTCTtctaccaaagaaaaaagaagttaccactttttctgatttaagaccaataagcctca GTTTTGTTAAGGGCAGGAATATAATAGAAAACATCCTTCTAACTCAGGAGATAGTGACTGACATTAGGCTTAGAACTAAGGCTGGACCTAATGTCATCCTGAAGCTAGATATGACCAAAGCTTATGATAGATTATCTTGGCTATTCCTAACCAAGGTATTGAGAAAGATGAGATTCACAGAAAGGTTGATAAGGATTGTCTTTGGATTAGTTTCAAACAATTGGTACTTTATTCTAATCAATGGTCAAGCTCATGGATTCTTTAAGTCCTCAAGGAGAGTAAAACAAGGTGATCCTGTATCTCCAACTTTGTTTATATTGGCAGCAGAAGCATTATCTAGGGGTCTCAATGCACTACATACTAACCTGTATTTTTGTGGATTTGGGATGCCAAAGTGGAGTCCAAAGATCAATCATTTGGCGTATGCAGATGACATGATTATTTTCTCATCCTCAGATGAAACATCTCTGATGTTGATTATACAAGTGTTGAAGGCATATGAAGCTGCATCTGGGCAGCTTGTTAGCAAGACCAAATCAGCTGTGTACCTGCATCATTTAACAGACACGGAAGTGGTCAGCAAGGTGGAAAGGATCACAGGCATTCATAGGAATGATTTTCCTATCATATATCTAGGTTGTCCTATATTTTATGCAAGGAGAAAGTTGGAATACTATCAGCCCCTAATTACTAAGGTAATGGACAAACTGCAATCATGGCAGAGCAAGTTATTATTAGTAGGGGGCAGGGCAGTTCTCATATCCCATGTACTGCAAAGCATGCCTATGCATCTACTATCAGCTGTAAACCCTCCAAATTATGTGATAAATAGGTTGCACAAATTGTTTGCTCAGTTTTTTTGGAGCAGCTCTGTAGGAGGAACTAGTAGGCATTGGGCTTCATGGAATACCTTATGCAAGACAGTTGAGGAAGGAGGAATAGGTTTCAGGTCACTGCATGATGTAGCAAAGGCATTATTCAGCAAGTTGTGGTGGAATTTCAGAACAAAACCAAGCCTATGGAGCTCTTTC GATGTGGACAGGCTATTTGAAATACTTCCTGAAGACTTAGCAGTACACATTCTGGAGAAAATCAAACCACTTTCACCTCAGCAGGGTCTTGACATGCCTTGTTGGATGCTGGAAACAAGAGGATATTTCAGTGTTAAGTCAGCATGGGAGTATACAAGAAGAAGAGACGAACCAATAACAGCTTATAGAATGATTTGG GCTACTGCATGCCATAAAAATGTTGGTGTTGTGTACATCCTGACAAAGAATCTCTTCAACACTTGTTTTTTTAGATCAGAAACTGCAAAGACAACTTGGAA GCTTAAACCAGTAATGCAAGCACTCCCCTCATGTGTAGTCTGGGAACTctggaaaagaagaaatagtatGAAGTATGGTGATGCTGTGACAACTAGCAGGGTGATTTATCAAGTTTCATCAAATCTACAGGCATTGGTGAAAGTGAGAAAGCCTAGGATGGACATGGTACCTCACAAATGGCAAGATCTATTAGCTATGATGGAAAATTTCACTCCTAAACTTAAGGTTACCAAAGTCATGTGGGAATTTCCAAGTGCAGGATGGCTAAAAGTAAATACGAATGGTGCATCGAGGGGAAATCCAGGTAGGAGCTCAATAGGTTTTTATATAAGAAATGAAAATGGTGACATAGTCAAGTCATTAGGGAAGGAGATTGAGGAGACAACAAACACAGTAGCTGAAGCGAAGGCCATGGTAGAAGCACTAAGGTTCTGCAGATTTCAACAATACTCTCATGTATGGATTCAAACTGACTCAATGCTATTAAAAAAGATAATGGATGGGATctggaaaccaccatggatcataTCTGAGCAGGTAGAGGAAATGATGTAA